From Rana temporaria chromosome 5, aRanTem1.1, whole genome shotgun sequence:
GATCATGTTGGCCATCATCACCAAGATGACCCTCACCCAAGTCTCCACGTGGTTTGCCAATGCCAGGAGGAGGCTGAAAAAGGAGAACAAGATGACCTGGGCACCTCGCAATAAAAGTGAGGACGAGGATGACGATGATGGAGATGGAGAAAGAGGCAAGGAGGATCATTCTGATAAGATCCAGGATAACAATGAGACCTCAGCAGAGGATGAAGGTGAGCCTTGCTGCCAGACTATTCTTCTTCTCTCTAGACTGTAATAGGCCAGGCTGCTCAACTAGCTCATTGATGACTAGGGACATTGTGATTACCTGGCCTTTATCTTTCTGTAATCGAGCCCATCAATTCCTTAAAACCTTGGGCATTTTAGTGGTAATTTAATAAGTGCCACATATGCTTTCAtaaattattgatttattttccgATCGAGCAATAATAGGTCAATAGTCGACAACACAATCTATTGATATGCCACACATAGGGAAATTAGATTGGATCAGTAGTTGGAAGATATGAAAATAGGTTATCCATGGTATGCCTGTTTCCACTATACTTCATAATCAATCTGATTATAAAAATTACATCTCGGTCAGATATAAAAATCGAATTGTGTATGGTCATTGATTCCTAACTTGATGGTTTTGGTCGAATGTCACATCGATCAGCGAATATAATCGCAGCATATAAGGCCACCATTCGATCGGATTCTGATTTCATCAGTGAGATCTAATCGCACATTAGTAATATAATTAAAACTTGTATAGCCACATTAAGCATGTTTAATAATCCCCTGTTGGCCTTCTAAAAGCGAGACAGTAATGGAAGCCCCTTAGCAGTATTGTCATTTAAATTTCTCATCTTCTCTTCATTTTAATGTACAGACCTCTGGTGAATTGacagaaaatactgtatttaactcccagataattatttttctatttcttgTTTCCAGGTATTAGTTTGCACGTTGACTCATTGACTGACCACTCTTGTTCTGCTGAGTCTGATGGAGAAAAGTTACCTTGCAGAGCTGGAGACcatctttgtgaatcaggcactgaaTCCAAGGACAAATATGAGGATGAAGAGGACGAGGAAGACTTAGATGAAGAAAACAGGAGTCTCCCTCCCAAACCTGTGACCTCCTCACCCCTCACAGGCATAGAGGCACCAATCCTTAATCACCAGCATGAGGGGAGCCCCAGATCTTCTAACAAAGCCATCTTGGACAATAGGATTTCCCCAACTTCTCAGACCCAGGCCAGCAAACCCAAACTTTGGTCCCTGGCTGAGATAGCCACCTCAGACATTAAACATCAGAATATAGGGCAGAGCTGCCAGCCGTCTACTGTATCCTCTGCCACCTCTTCATCAGTATCCCACAACTCTGCCTACCCTTCCTCTTCAATCCTGGGAAGGCACATCTACTATACATCGCCTTTTTATAGCAACTATACGAACTATGGAAATTTCAATGCTCTCCAAAGCCAAGGGATCCTGAGATACAATTCAGCCACCATGACTACCAGCGAGGCACTAAATCAAACTGTTTTAAGCAGCAACTCTCTACACAAACACACAAGCAATGACTGTCTAAAAACTGCCAGCAACCAGATAGATCAGCACTACAGGTCAGCCAGCTATGACTCTAAAAAAGGTGGGTGTGCAACTCCCCAGGACAATGTGTTCCATCCATAACTCGAACCTAGTTCATGCTTATTTGCTTtgatgaattattattattattattattattattattattatca
This genomic window contains:
- the IRX2 gene encoding iroquois-class homeodomain protein IRX-2 isoform X2, which codes for MSYPQGYLYQPPGSLALYSCPAYGASALAAPRSEDLARSSSGSAFSPYPGSAAFSAQTATGFSSPLSYSGDPAGFPSYVGSPYDAHTAGMTGAISYHPYGSPAYPYQLNDPAYRKNATRDATATLKAWLNEHRKNPYPTKGEKIMLAIITKMTLTQVSTWFANARRRLKKENKMTWAPRNKSEDEDDDDGDGERGKEDHSDKIQDNNETSAEDEGISLHVDSLTDHSCSAESDGEKLPCRAGDHLCESGTESKDKYEDEEDEEDLDEENRSLPPKPVTSSPLTGIEAPILNHQHEGSPRSSNKAILDNRISPTSQTQASKPKLWSLAEIATSDIKHQNIGQSCQPSTVSSATSSSVSHNSAYPSSSILGRHIYYTSPFYSNYTNYGNFNALQSQGILRYNSATMTTSEALNQTVLSSNSLHKHTSNDCLKTASNQIDQHYRSASYDSKKDPTEVCTVGVQPYL
- the IRX2 gene encoding iroquois-class homeodomain protein IRX-2 isoform X1 produces the protein MSYPQGYLYQPPGSLALYSCPAYGASALAAPRSEDLARSSSGSAFSPYPGSAAFSAQTATGFSSPLSYSGDPAGFPSYVGSPYDAHTAGMTGAISYHPYGSPAYPYQLNDPAYRKNATRDATATLKAWLNEHRKNPYPTKGEKIMLAIITKMTLTQVSTWFANARRRLKKENKMTWAPRNKSEDEDDDDGDGERGKEDHSDKIQDNNETSAEDEGISLHVDSLTDHSCSAESDGEKLPCRAGDHLCESGTESKDKYEDEEDEEDLDEENRSLPPKPVTSSPLTGIEAPILNHQHEGSPRSSNKAILDNRISPTSQTQASKPKLWSLAEIATSDIKHQNIGQSCQPSTVSSATSSSVSHNSAYPSSSILGRHIYYTSPFYSNYTNYGNFNALQSQGILRYNSATMTTSEALNQTVLSSNSLHKHTSNDCLKTASNQIDQHYRSASYDSKKGRCHNCLEKKNLSKPSSLPELISKTYLNPDHILCHCIKEDTQSTIKSTDFPPYVFIFKQ